One window from the genome of Planctomycetota bacterium encodes:
- the sppA gene encoding signal peptide peptidase SppA has protein sequence MGFGTPMKGQDMNDEMNGSGQGGSTGGGQTGGSSGRGPIDPRGVMAPPPPPGGGGYYGYPPPPPPPRRGLFGGLSKVGAVLSLGVFVFLLGFYAALFQLNRGSGLQSSTYREGTGTDTIAVIPIRGTIGSDTVSYVHEAVDAIMKDKNVKAVVLRVQSPGGGASASDQILHELNHLRKERNLPIVASYGDYAASGGYYVSCQSDYIFAEPTTITGSIGVIAQVPTMQDLLQNKLGVKFETITADGAPQKEVANNMFRDWNDADRKVMRDLVNSIYEQFVSVVAEGRKKVMGPDKVSELATGRIYTAKEALAAKLVDEIGYLDAALDKATALGGFAEKDPPVVFYQPRATLLQMLGVSGPSPRRSSLELLETVLDADGARKWMTELSVPRVMYLFQP, from the coding sequence ATGGGTTTTGGCACACCGATGAAAGGTCAGGACATGAACGACGAAATGAACGGCAGCGGTCAAGGCGGATCGACGGGCGGCGGGCAGACGGGGGGTTCGAGCGGTCGGGGGCCGATTGATCCGCGCGGGGTGATGGCTCCGCCGCCGCCGCCGGGGGGCGGGGGGTATTACGGTTATCCGCCGCCGCCGCCGCCCCCGCGCCGGGGGCTGTTCGGCGGGCTGAGCAAGGTGGGGGCGGTGTTGTCGCTGGGCGTGTTCGTGTTCCTGCTGGGCTTCTATGCCGCCCTGTTCCAGCTCAACCGCGGCAGCGGTCTTCAGTCCTCGACGTATCGCGAAGGCACGGGCACCGACACGATCGCCGTCATCCCGATTCGCGGCACGATCGGCTCCGACACCGTCAGCTACGTGCACGAAGCCGTCGACGCCATCATGAAGGACAAGAACGTCAAGGCGGTCGTGCTGCGCGTGCAGAGCCCCGGCGGCGGGGCGTCGGCGTCGGATCAGATTCTCCATGAACTCAACCATCTGCGCAAGGAGCGCAATCTGCCGATCGTCGCCAGCTACGGCGACTACGCCGCCAGCGGTGGCTATTACGTGTCGTGCCAGAGCGACTACATCTTCGCCGAGCCGACGACGATCACCGGGTCGATCGGCGTGATCGCGCAGGTGCCGACGATGCAGGATTTGCTGCAAAACAAGCTGGGCGTGAAGTTCGAGACGATCACGGCCGACGGCGCCCCGCAGAAGGAAGTGGCCAACAACATGTTCCGCGACTGGAACGATGCGGACCGGAAGGTGATGCGCGATCTGGTGAATTCGATTTACGAGCAGTTTGTGAGCGTCGTGGCGGAGGGTCGCAAGAAGGTGATGGGGCCGGACAAGGTGTCGGAACTGGCGACGGGTCGGATTTACACGGCCAAGGAGGCGCTGGCGGCGAAGCTGGTGGACGAGATCGGGTATCTGGACGCGGCTTTGGACAAGGCGACGGCGCTGGGCGGATTCGCGGAGAAGGATCCGCCGGTCGTGTTTTATCAGCCGCGGGCGACCTTGCTTCAGATGCTCGGCGTGTCGGGTCCGTCGCCGCGGCGCTCGTCGCTGGAACTGCTTGAGACGGTGCTGGATGCGGACGGGGCGCGGAAGTGGATGACGGAGTTGTCGGTGCCGCGGGTGATGTACCTGTTTCAACCGTGA
- a CDS encoding sigma-70 family RNA polymerase sigma factor: MTIEQDIVVRALVRERVSLLAYIDSIVRDDHMAEDVFQDVCALAVAKREEIENEVHLMRWLRKTARFRASHAMRQRFAQPMLFDGALLDEMDGLWDEHESAHADAVTAALKHCLAKLSPYARKLVNLRYAQGISGQALAAAVGRQVNAVYVALTRIHRGLGQCIRQQMKHE; this comes from the coding sequence ATGACCATTGAGCAAGACATCGTTGTCCGAGCGCTCGTGCGCGAGCGCGTGTCGCTGCTGGCGTACATCGATTCGATCGTGCGCGACGATCACATGGCTGAGGACGTCTTTCAGGATGTCTGCGCCCTGGCGGTCGCCAAGCGCGAGGAGATCGAGAACGAGGTCCACCTGATGCGCTGGCTTCGCAAGACGGCCCGCTTCCGCGCTTCGCATGCCATGCGTCAGCGCTTCGCCCAGCCGATGCTCTTTGACGGGGCGCTGCTCGATGAGATGGACGGCCTCTGGGACGAGCACGAAAGCGCGCACGCCGATGCGGTCACCGCCGCGCTCAAACACTGCCTCGCCAAGCTCAGCCCCTATGCCCGCAAGCTCGTGAATCTCCGGTATGCGCAGGGCATCAGCGGGCAGGCGCTGGCGGCGGCGGTCGGCCGGCAGGTCAACGCGGTGTACGTCGCGCTGACGCGGATTCATCGAGGGCTCGGTCAGTGCATTCGCCAGCAGATGAAACATGAATGA
- a CDS encoding dienelactone hydrolase, with product MRIKWRLWALIIGVALPASVRAADGYDPLAVDAEAKIATVDLTVHDADRDRDVPIRVYLPVSKAPAPVIVFSPGLGGSREHYVYCNEHWAKRGYVAVVLQHPGSDSAVWQDAAPAERFKALSAAADLKNFVLRAKDVPAVLDQLAKWNKETGHALMGRLDMEHIGMSGHSFGAVTTQAVSGEVFGRTGRLTLTDGRIKAAIAMSPSTPRGGDASHAFGSVKIPWMCMTGTQDIAPIGGADMASRLGVYPALPTGDKYELVLDGAEHSAFSDRALPGDKHGRNVNHHKVIIALSTAFWDAYLKHDDAAKTWLSSPVPRSIMEPNDRWQMK from the coding sequence ATGCGGATCAAATGGCGGTTGTGGGCGTTGATCATCGGTGTGGCGTTGCCGGCGTCGGTTCGGGCGGCGGACGGGTACGATCCGCTGGCGGTCGATGCGGAGGCGAAGATCGCCACGGTTGATTTGACCGTTCATGATGCCGACCGCGATCGTGATGTCCCGATTCGCGTGTACCTGCCCGTGTCCAAAGCCCCCGCCCCGGTGATTGTCTTTTCGCCGGGTCTCGGCGGGTCGCGCGAGCATTACGTGTATTGCAACGAGCACTGGGCGAAACGCGGGTACGTCGCGGTCGTGCTCCAGCATCCGGGGTCGGACAGCGCGGTGTGGCAGGATGCGGCCCCGGCGGAGCGATTCAAGGCGCTGAGCGCCGCGGCTGACCTCAAGAACTTCGTGCTCCGGGCCAAGGATGTGCCGGCGGTGCTGGACCAGTTGGCGAAATGGAACAAGGAAACGGGGCACGCGCTGATGGGCCGACTCGACATGGAGCACATCGGCATGTCGGGCCATTCGTTCGGCGCGGTGACGACGCAGGCGGTCAGCGGCGAAGTGTTCGGGCGCACGGGACGACTGACGCTCACCGATGGCCGCATCAAGGCGGCGATCGCCATGAGCCCCAGCACGCCGCGCGGCGGGGATGCGTCGCACGCGTTCGGGTCGGTGAAGATTCCGTGGATGTGCATGACCGGCACGCAGGACATCGCGCCGATCGGCGGGGCGGACATGGCGTCGCGTCTCGGCGTGTACCCGGCCCTGCCGACCGGCGACAAGTACGAACTCGTGCTCGACGGCGCGGAGCACTCGGCCTTCAGCGACCGCGCCCTGCCCGGCGACAAGCACGGCCGAAATGTTAACCATCACAAAGTCATCATCGCCCTGTCGACCGCGTTCTGGGATGCGTATCTCAAACACGACGACGCGGCGAAAACATGGCTGAGCAGCCCCGTTCCGCGATCGATCATGGAACCGAACGACCGTTGGCAAATGAAGTGA
- a CDS encoding aminotransferase class III-fold pyridoxal phosphate-dependent enzyme, with amino-acid sequence MSNVQTPALFDLKAMMDAEAAEPLGLIAEHVNPTFAKVLKVLGFDIHYTHGRGAHLFDEQGNAYLDGLGGFGTFACGRNHPVIRDALKQAMDLDLPNLPKFGPPVLSGLLAKKLIDLAPGELDTVFFCNSGAESVETAMKYARAATGRDRILYASKAYHGLTFGALSLNGSKDFRAGFGQLLDNCTEVAFNDLDALEEKLRHNNVAAFIVEPVQGKGVFVPDDHYLRAALELCHKYGALFIADEVQTGFGRTGRMFACEHWGIEPDIMCTAKALSGGYVPVGATLSKRWIHNKVFSSLDRVLVHSTTFGQNDMAMAAGLATLHVLQSERIVENAAAMGQRIMAGFRSMIDRYDMVKEVRGKGLMIAVEFGPPKGLTLKAGWTLLHKLDQGLFPQAILIPLLTDHRILAQVAGHHMDVVKFTPPLVMTEADADHLIDAMDKVVASCHKFPGPVWEVGKRLGQQALKR; translated from the coding sequence ATGTCCAACGTGCAAACACCAGCGTTGTTCGATCTGAAAGCGATGATGGACGCCGAGGCGGCCGAACCGCTGGGCCTCATCGCCGAGCATGTCAATCCGACCTTCGCCAAGGTCCTCAAGGTCCTCGGTTTTGACATTCACTACACCCATGGCCGCGGCGCCCATCTCTTCGACGAACAGGGCAACGCCTACCTCGACGGACTCGGCGGGTTCGGCACCTTCGCCTGCGGACGCAATCACCCCGTCATTCGTGACGCACTCAAGCAGGCGATGGACCTCGATCTCCCGAACCTCCCCAAGTTCGGCCCGCCCGTGCTCAGCGGGCTGCTCGCCAAAAAGCTCATCGACCTCGCCCCCGGCGAACTCGACACCGTCTTCTTCTGCAACAGCGGAGCCGAGAGCGTCGAGACCGCCATGAAGTACGCCCGCGCCGCCACCGGACGCGATCGCATTCTCTACGCCAGCAAGGCCTACCACGGCCTGACCTTCGGCGCCCTGTCCCTCAACGGCTCCAAAGACTTCCGCGCCGGGTTCGGACAACTGCTCGACAACTGCACCGAAGTCGCGTTCAACGACCTTGACGCCCTCGAAGAAAAGCTGCGGCACAACAACGTCGCCGCCTTCATCGTCGAACCCGTGCAGGGCAAGGGCGTGTTCGTACCCGATGACCACTACCTGCGGGCAGCCCTTGAACTGTGTCACAAATACGGCGCCCTGTTCATCGCCGACGAAGTGCAGACGGGCTTCGGGCGCACCGGCAGGATGTTCGCCTGCGAGCACTGGGGCATCGAGCCGGACATCATGTGCACCGCCAAAGCCCTGTCCGGCGGATACGTCCCCGTCGGCGCGACGCTCAGCAAGCGATGGATCCACAACAAGGTGTTCAGCTCCCTCGATCGCGTGCTCGTGCATTCGACGACCTTCGGGCAGAACGACATGGCGATGGCCGCGGGGCTGGCGACGCTGCACGTCCTCCAATCCGAACGCATCGTCGAGAACGCCGCCGCCATGGGCCAGCGCATCATGGCCGGCTTCCGCTCCATGATCGACCGCTACGACATGGTCAAGGAAGTCCGCGGCAAGGGACTGATGATCGCCGTCGAATTCGGCCCCCCCAAGGGCCTGACCCTCAAAGCCGGCTGGACCCTCCTGCACAAACTCGATCAGGGCCTCTTCCCCCAGGCGATTCTCATCCCCCTCCTGACCGATCACCGCATCCTCGCCCAGGTCGCCGGTCATCACATGGACGTCGTCAAGTTCACGCCCCCCCTCGTCATGACCGAAGCCGACGCCGACCACCTCATCGACGCCATGGACAAAGTCGTCGCAAGCTGCCACAAATTCCCCGGCCCCGTCTGGGAAGTCGGCAAACGCCTCGGCCAACAAGCCCTCAAACGCTGA
- a CDS encoding pyridoxamine 5-phosphate oxidase, producing the protein MPRPMPPKLTDDEALQRARAVMEADRFPHLATIDDDQPRLRPVSPVRTDVERFVVHVANLRMYHKTVELAANPRCELCYVDDRHDQVRLTGVAHVETDRALLEDIWQTNPLLRQYLGSPDNPALIVYRIEPTRVRYMQEWALEYYEVWS; encoded by the coding sequence ATGCCGCGACCGATGCCGCCGAAGTTGACGGACGATGAAGCGCTCCAGCGGGCGCGTGCGGTGATGGAGGCGGATCGCTTTCCGCATCTGGCGACGATTGATGATGATCAGCCGCGCCTTCGTCCGGTGTCGCCGGTGCGGACGGATGTCGAGCGGTTCGTCGTGCATGTGGCGAATTTGCGGATGTATCACAAGACCGTCGAGCTGGCGGCGAACCCGCGCTGCGAGTTGTGCTACGTCGATGATCGCCATGATCAGGTGCGGCTCACGGGCGTCGCCCATGTCGAAACCGACCGCGCCCTGCTCGAAGACATCTGGCAAACCAACCCGCTGCTCCGCCAATACCTCGGCTCCCCCGACAACCCCGCGCTGATCGTCTACCGCATCGAACCCACCCGCGTCCGCTACATGCAGGAATGGGCGCTGGAGTATTATGAAGTGTGGAGTTAG
- a CDS encoding response regulator, with amino-acid sequence MAPRPIEHTAPPPYLTEWRRRRVMFARPPLSDFRGVHLMNRSPGGLSIGVKIGLLVGLLLVISGGVIGVWTTQRFDSELIDREIDELTFGVHRAGTELDTRIAEVRRMTLAIADTPPVPGIFRARHHGGIDPVDTSTEAAWRMRLGRIFTAVLRAEPSYVQIRLISADGEGREIVRVDRQVAGDEPRVTPDDELQAKGSRPYFKETVALKPGALYISPIELNRERGRIVDPPMPVLRTATPVTDETGAIAGIIVINLDMRPVFAAMLRTIPAGRTLYVTNDQGDYLLHPDSAMTFGFDRGQRHLASEDFPSYTHIFQSAHLDEEPITLVQTAADGHKVASSFDTVHFDPDHPQRYIALIKSADYGEITSGSTQAKRSAVIVWVALLAGSLIIGGLFARSLTRPLAQMTRAVKAHAEGRTDLQLPVGSHDEVGELARAFETMSAEVRQHHEELETLVAQRTERLQKTAVELEQSRRLAEAATLAKSEFLANMSHEIRTPMNGIVGMTELLLNTPLSEQQREYLRVVDQSADALMRLLNDILDFSKIEAGKLELEHIRFLLRDVVGDTLQAMAVRASTKGIELAHRIAPGAPEALVGDPGRLRQIIVNLVGNAIKFTHRGEVVVDVLTDEIQAKRVVLHLSVRDTGIGIAADKLAAIFDAFSQGDNSTTRQYGGTGLGLSISAQLVRLMGGRIWVESELGHGSTFHFTAAFEIADAQPARHLSEQSLANMPVLIVDDNQTNRNILQEIVFGWKMSPRVVAGAGEALTALRLASERGTPYRLVLADAMMPGMSGLEMAAEIRRDATLTQPQIVMLSSAGHAASPDRMRELGIARCLVKPVKQSDLLDAVVQIFSHAAEAEAMVKSAVVMTSDPLKVLLVEDGITNQRVAVSMLETRGHKVAVAANGLEALQLLDKEPFDLVLMDVQMPVMDGYEATRRIRENEQGTGAHVPIIAMTGNAMIGDRDRCIDAGMDDYIAKPFRGSALMEVIARHRGDRAVSRMTEAPADEAVDETKVNFELALEHLDGCHDIFLQVIDVFLQEAPQLLDTVRRSYESGDIPSLVRAAHSIKGTSRLFVASRASRAALRVEQLGREANGAQISEAIDELEQAVRDMMEQLRTYQSTGSPGD; translated from the coding sequence ATGGCACCGCGTCCCATTGAACACACAGCCCCACCGCCTTATCTTACGGAGTGGAGGCGTCGCCGGGTCATGTTCGCCCGTCCGCCGTTAAGTGACTTCCGTGGAGTTCATCTCATGAACCGATCGCCTGGCGGTTTGAGCATCGGCGTCAAAATCGGATTGCTCGTGGGCCTGCTGCTGGTCATCAGCGGCGGCGTCATCGGCGTCTGGACCACCCAGCGCTTTGACAGCGAACTCATCGACCGCGAAATCGACGAGCTGACCTTCGGCGTCCACCGCGCCGGCACGGAGTTGGACACACGCATCGCCGAAGTCCGACGCATGACCCTCGCCATCGCCGACACGCCCCCCGTTCCCGGCATCTTCCGCGCCCGGCATCATGGGGGCATCGATCCCGTCGACACCTCCACCGAAGCCGCCTGGCGCATGCGACTGGGCCGTATCTTCACCGCCGTCCTCCGTGCCGAACCGTCCTATGTCCAGATCCGCCTCATCAGCGCCGACGGCGAGGGCCGGGAGATTGTGCGCGTCGATCGACAGGTCGCCGGCGACGAGCCGCGCGTCACGCCCGATGACGAACTTCAGGCCAAGGGCTCGCGCCCCTATTTCAAGGAAACCGTCGCGCTCAAGCCCGGGGCGCTCTACATCTCGCCCATCGAACTCAACCGCGAGCGCGGCCGGATCGTCGATCCCCCGATGCCCGTCCTCCGCACCGCCACGCCCGTCACCGACGAAACCGGTGCGATCGCCGGGATCATCGTCATCAATCTGGACATGCGCCCCGTCTTCGCCGCCATGCTCCGCACCATCCCCGCCGGTCGAACCCTTTATGTCACCAACGATCAGGGCGATTACCTGCTGCACCCCGATTCGGCCATGACCTTCGGTTTCGATCGCGGGCAGCGCCATCTGGCCAGCGAAGACTTTCCCTCCTACACCCATATCTTTCAGTCCGCACACCTTGATGAGGAGCCGATTACGCTGGTGCAGACCGCCGCGGATGGACACAAGGTCGCCTCCAGCTTCGACACCGTGCACTTCGATCCGGATCATCCCCAACGATACATCGCCCTCATCAAATCGGCGGACTACGGCGAGATCACCAGCGGTTCCACCCAGGCCAAGCGGTCGGCCGTCATCGTCTGGGTCGCGCTGCTGGCAGGGTCGCTGATCATCGGCGGCCTGTTCGCCCGGTCCTTGACGCGCCCGCTGGCGCAGATGACGCGGGCGGTCAAGGCCCACGCCGAGGGCCGCACCGACCTGCAACTGCCCGTCGGCTCGCACGACGAGGTGGGCGAGCTGGCGCGGGCGTTCGAGACGATGTCGGCGGAAGTGAGGCAGCATCACGAAGAGCTTGAAACGCTCGTGGCCCAGCGCACCGAACGGCTCCAGAAAACCGCCGTCGAACTGGAGCAGTCCCGCCGACTCGCCGAGGCGGCCACGCTCGCCAAGAGCGAATTCCTGGCCAACATGAGCCACGAAATCCGCACGCCGATGAACGGCATCGTCGGCATGACCGAACTGCTGCTCAACACCCCGCTGTCCGAACAGCAGCGCGAATATCTTCGCGTCGTCGATCAGTCGGCCGACGCGCTGATGCGCCTGCTCAACGACATTCTGGATTTCTCCAAGATCGAGGCGGGCAAGCTCGAGCTCGAGCATATCCGTTTCCTGCTGCGCGACGTCGTGGGCGACACGCTTCAGGCGATGGCGGTGCGGGCCAGCACCAAGGGCATCGAGCTGGCGCACCGCATCGCGCCCGGGGCGCCTGAGGCGCTGGTGGGCGATCCCGGCCGGCTGCGGCAGATCATCGTCAACCTCGTGGGCAACGCCATCAAGTTCACCCATCGCGGCGAAGTCGTCGTGGACGTGCTCACCGACGAGATTCAGGCCAAGCGGGTCGTGCTGCATCTGAGCGTGCGCGACACGGGCATCGGCATCGCCGCCGACAAGCTCGCGGCGATCTTCGACGCCTTCAGCCAGGGCGACAACTCGACGACGCGGCAGTACGGCGGGACGGGGCTGGGGCTGAGCATTTCGGCGCAGCTTGTGCGGCTCATGGGCGGGCGCATCTGGGTCGAGTCGGAGCTGGGGCACGGCAGCACGTTTCACTTCACCGCGGCCTTCGAGATCGCCGACGCCCAGCCGGCGCGGCATCTGTCGGAGCAGTCGCTGGCGAACATGCCCGTGCTGATCGTCGACGACAATCAGACGAACCGGAACATTCTTCAGGAGATCGTGTTCGGATGGAAGATGAGCCCGCGCGTGGTGGCCGGGGCGGGCGAGGCGCTGACGGCGCTGCGTCTGGCCAGCGAGCGCGGCACGCCGTATCGCCTCGTACTGGCGGACGCGATGATGCCGGGGATGAGCGGGCTGGAGATGGCGGCGGAGATTCGTCGGGACGCGACGCTGACGCAGCCGCAGATCGTGATGCTTTCCTCCGCCGGTCACGCCGCGAGCCCGGACCGGATGCGCGAGCTGGGGATCGCGCGCTGTCTGGTCAAGCCGGTCAAGCAGTCGGATCTGCTCGACGCGGTGGTGCAGATTTTCTCGCACGCCGCGGAGGCGGAGGCCATGGTCAAAAGCGCGGTGGTGATGACGAGCGATCCCCTGAAGGTGCTGCTCGTGGAGGACGGGATCACGAACCAGCGCGTGGCGGTGAGCATGCTCGAAACGCGCGGGCACAAGGTGGCGGTGGCGGCCAACGGGCTCGAGGCGCTGCAGTTGCTCGACAAGGAGCCGTTCGATCTGGTGCTCATGGACGTGCAGATGCCGGTGATGGACGGGTACGAGGCGACGCGTCGCATCCGTGAGAACGAACAGGGGACCGGCGCCCATGTGCCGATCATCGCCATGACGGGCAACGCCATGATCGGCGACCGGGACCGCTGCATCGACGCGGGGATGGACGACTACATCGCCAAGCCGTTCCGCGGCAGCGCGCTGATGGAAGTGATCGCCCGGCACCGGGGCGACCGTGCGGTGAGCCGCATGACCGAAGCGCCGGCGGACGAAGCGGTCGACGAAACGAAGGTCAACTTCGAGCTGGCGCTGGAACACCTTGACGGATGCCACGATATTTTCCTTCAGGTGATCGATGTGTTTTTACAGGAGGCGCCGCAGCTTCTTGACACGGTGCGACGGTCGTACGAATCGGGGGACATCCCGTCGCTGGTCCGCGCCGCCCACTCGATCAAAGGCACGAGCCGCCTGTTCGTCGCCAGCCGGGCTTCCCGGGCGGCGCTGCGCGTCGAACAACTCGGGCGCGAGGCGAACGGGGCGCAGATCAGCGAAGCGATCGACGAACTCGAACAGGCGGTGCGCGACATGATGGAGCAGTTGCGCACGTATCAATCCACCGGCTCGCCCGGTGATTGA
- the raiA gene encoding ribosome-associated translation inhibitor RaiA, with protein MQILINDSDGQNSPAIEKHVTEKVTAALKRWADQVTRVEVHLHDENAHKAGNDKHVKMEVRLTHHQPMIVEDVADDLYNAITHAAKKLSTLVQRKLEKLDRT; from the coding sequence ATGCAGATTCTGATCAACGACAGCGATGGGCAAAACAGCCCGGCCATCGAAAAGCATGTCACGGAGAAAGTCACGGCGGCGCTGAAGCGGTGGGCCGATCAGGTCACGCGCGTCGAGGTGCATCTGCACGATGAAAACGCCCACAAGGCGGGCAACGACAAGCATGTCAAAATGGAAGTGCGGCTCACGCATCATCAGCCGATGATCGTCGAAGACGTCGCCGACGATCTGTACAACGCCATCACGCACGCGGCGAAGAAGCTCTCGACGCTCGTGCAGCGCAAACTCGAAAAGCTCGATCGCACATGA